The following are encoded together in the Flavihumibacter fluvii genome:
- a CDS encoding tetratricopeptide repeat protein, translated as MERIQKLQEYLQASPQDSFLKHALALEYIKLGEEIRARGLFEEILLADPGYTGSYYQLAKLLERLNETQLAISWYEKGMAAAQKAGDQHTYGELRSALEELTF; from the coding sequence ATGGAAAGAATTCAAAAGCTACAGGAATATTTGCAGGCTAGCCCGCAAGACTCATTCCTGAAACATGCATTGGCCCTTGAATATATAAAACTGGGAGAGGAGATTCGTGCACGGGGATTGTTTGAAGAGATTTTACTGGCAGATCCCGGATATACCGGCAGTTATTACCAACTGGCCAAATTACTGGAGCGGTTGAATGAAACCCAACTGGCCATAAGCTGGTATGAAAAAGGAATGGCTGCTGCCCAAAAAGCCGGAGACCAGCATACCTACGGGGAATTACGTTCCGCCCTTGAAGAACTTACTTTCTGA